The genomic stretch AAACTGATTTGTTGGTGGGAGAGTGGGTTGGTTCACTTGTGGCCACATGGTGAAGGCCGGTGATAGGAGAGGAAAGTTCAGGTCCATTAATAGAAAGAAGGGCATTATTTGGCAGAGTTTCCCCATGAGAGAGTTGAGCTCCTCCATTGATAGGGGTTGTTGTGTGTCTATGTACTAGGCTTGGAGGAGGGTGGATAGCCATAGCTGATGTCCAATAATTGGACAAACCCTAGTGGAGAAGGTAGGTTGCTAGCTGTGCCAGGTAGCGTAGGTCTTGGATGGTGATGGAGATCGGTACTAGTCCCACCATCATTTGCAAGTTTTAGGAGTGTACTTGTAGGGCCATCTCCATCCACGACTCCGGCATCAAGTCTGGTGGTAGTAGAAGGGTGGACATTGTGAGGGGTGTTTGCTTGGTGGGGAGTTGGGATTGTTTGGAGTCGCCATTGAGAGATGATTTTTGGGACGGATCACTGGTTAAGCTTAGAATCGGAGGCATATATTCAGTTGCCTAGATATAATCCGTTTGAAGGCTGTTAGAATTCGTGCTGTGTCGATTGAGATCTTTGCTCAATCTTGAGGGATTGACACTCAGTGTCACTTCACTGCTGAGAAGGTGAGTTTGATTTTTCCAAGGCACTTGATTTCCTCTATTGAGAGGGGTGCAGTCGGGGTGGGTATGTTCATTGTTTGAGTGTGGGTTTGGGATAGGGAATGGTTAGGTTGTTGGGTTGGGTGGGTGGCCCACTGTAGCGTATTTAATATGGGTTTTGTTTGTCATGGTATAATTACCCAAATTTGGGTAAGTGTCAAATGCTGAGATACTACTCGATTTGGGCTCCATCCTTTCCCTCTGTTCCTGACACGCTTCCGTAATCCCAAGAAAGGGATCTTTTGTCAATGGGTCGAAGGCATCCAGTTGCCTTTTTAACCCAGAGAATCATTTGTTTGGGCTAGCGTGTGCTTTGCCCGTAGAGCTGGTAGGAGACGGGCCAAGGTGCCCCAGGCCCAATTTTTATTCCCCATGTAATCCATTTTTGACAGTGTGTAAAGGTTGTTCATTAAGCCCCATGACATATATAGCCTACTTTTGTTTTGGATTTCGATTGCCGGAATCTATTTCCGATTTTGGTGTGGGATCAAGGAACGTACCTGAGGAGGCATTGAACCTCTTACCTAGGTGTTGACTTGAGTGACCTTATTTGTATGGCGTCTGTGTTTTGAAAAAGGAATAGTACGCCATTCGGAGATCTGTTCCTTTGTGGTGCCTTCACTGTTGGTGTCGCCGATATGTTTTCTTTGGGTGACGGGTGTTAGGAACTCGCAGCTTCTCAGGGTATGGCCAATTCTCTCACATCCCGTAGAAAGAATCCCTTCCCTTTCGTAAACGAGCACTTGGTTGTGTATGCCAATAGTGATGTTCGTTGTTACCGAAATGTCCAGAGGAACCTAGACACTTATTCTTGCGTATCTTCCTCTTAGGATAAAAGAGGTGCAAGTATCGATTTTCAGAAGCTTTCCCACTCTGTTGCCCACTTGTTCTAAAATTGCCGTGTCATAAAATTCCATTGGCAATTGTGGGAGTCTTATCCATACCGCCATTGTGGCAAGTTTAGATTCTACCGGAATAAAATTTGGTTCCCATCTGCGGATTGATAGGAAATTCTATGCCGCAAACCATGGCCCCTCACTTAGGATTTTGCTCATACTTCCCTCTTTGTTACATTTGGCGATGAAGAAGTCTCATCCTAGGTTGATTAGGGTGAGGGGTTCATCTGGTTTTCATAGATTGGAGAATTTGGCCTTGAGTAAATGGTGTGGGATTTTTCCCCAAATAGTTTAATAATCAAGTAGTATTTCCAcgatttgtatagcttgattttgTCCTCATCTGACAATGGGATTGGAATGTTTCCTGAATTTAATTCAAAGGCCTGTGTGTGAACACTGGATTGGAATTTCTATCTGCTTTGTCTTCGTCCATAGCAGAGTTTGGATCTAAAAGTGGTATATCGGGGGTTTTCGATGGTTTTCTAACAGGGGTCACTAGTGGGGAGTGGGGATGTGGCCATACCTAGTTGGCTGGAGGTTAGTATCTAGTTGGAGAGAGGTTGGTCTTTCTCTCTCCGGAAAGCTCAAAGAAGCTCATTATGTTGTATTGTTATTGCTCAAAAGCGTTTCATCTTGGTCAAACTCAAACATCTCAAATTTTAAACACAAAAAGTACTTTAGCTTCCCAAACAttggccaaacaggctcttaCTAGTTACTCCCTCCGATCTATCTTAATTAATTTTTAGTCCTTTTTTATAAttcataatatttttttaaaatattcgaaGTTGTCTTTGAAGTAAAGAGCTCAGaagtatttattatatttttaataaataatttaagattaatatggtcaattttattattaattaatattaaaaggtgaatttcttaatatgtgtgaaaataatttaaaaaattaattaaaatcaaccggaatttttcaaaaatttaaaaacttcaaaaagttatttttcaaaattttcacactCAAGCcacttaaatttttttaaaataatccaaaattatattcatgtccaaacacaattctaattttcaaataccattttcactatTTTCCAAAATTTATTTATTCTTATGGCCAAACGCCCACTAACTTAATCTCTTTGAAAACACCGAGGTCAAGTGTTTCTCCACAAGGCATTCTCTCTCTACACACTCTCTTTCACACAGAAGAGACCACACTACACAACGCGCTTATTCACCCAACTttctctccttcttcttctctctcCATTGCCATTTATCTCCCTTGTTTTTCTGAGCTGAAGTGCTGAACTACTTCTCTCTATAACTTGTGTTTCTCGCCAGAAACTTTCTGAAAAAAAAATTGCCACTAGGAAAATGGATACAGCAAAATATACACCCATTAATGgtggaaaaactctctttacaGACCTGAAAGCTCACTTCTCTTTTCTGAAAACCAAAAGAACTGTTACTTGTGCATATGGGTTCATGTTTGTATTCGTTGCTGTTACATTTTTCTTGGCTTTTAGTCCTTCCCCTAACTCTTCTTCTCCTTGGTTCACAAACATTTTCTCTTTAAGCGGTAGCACTAGTACTAGTGGAACTATTTCTACAACATCAGCTCCAATTTCCTCTGATCAATCTTATGGATCTCACTTTTCTTCAGTTTACTCTTACTTTTTTCCCAACTCTTCACAGCAAGTTCAAAACTTTACTACTCCCAGATCCCAAAACTCAACATTTGAGCCTCCCAATTTGCAAAAAGAATTGGGTATTGGGAAAAATGTGACTTCAAATAATGACTCACATGATAAAGTTGAAGTTTTGAAAAACCCCTTGAAGCCTTCTGTGAATGTGACAGCTCAAAAATCTTCTTCTGGGTCGAATCAAGAATCATCAAGTGTAAAGAATCAGTCCCAAAGTAAAGATTTTGATGATAAAGTTGGAGTATTGAAGGCAAATCCGAGCTCAAATTCAGCACCGAAATCTTCTTCTGGAACTAATAAAGAATCATCAAGCCCAAAGAAGCAGACCCAAAGTAAAGATTTTGATGATAAAGTTGGAGTCTTGAAGGCAAATCAGAGCTCAAATTCAGCACCAAAATCTTCTTCTGGAACTAATAAAGAATCATCAAGCGCAAAGAATCAGCCCCAAAGTAAAGATTTTGATGATAAAGTTGGAGTCTTGAAGGCAAATCAGACAACAAATTCAGCACCAAAATCTGCTAATGGGAGTAAAGAGAAAGAAATTGAGGGAGTGAAGAGTAATTTCACATCCTCGTTTGTGAAAAAACAGAGTAATGGGACTAACTTAGATGTGTCGGCGAAGAAGAAGGATGAAGATGTGGTTAAGTCTTTGTTGGATTGTGATTTCTTTGATGGGAATTGGGTGAAAGATGAGTCTTACCCTTTGTATAAACCTGGTTCTTGTTCTCTTATTGATGAGCAATTCAACTGTTTTCTCAATGGTAGACCTGATAGTAATTACATTAAAATGAAATGGAAGCCCAATGCCTGTACTCTTCCAAGGTAAGATTTTACTGTTTATGCTCAACCTAATtcttgtttaaatatttttatctGATCTATGAACTCCAAATTAGATCGACCCCAACTAGTTTGGAACTAAagcgttgttgttgttgctgttgatgAACTCCAAATTATAGGCTTCAAGGATCCTATGCTTCTTTAGTTTTCCATTTCTAAAGATGTTTCATGCTTATGGAATATGGCATTTTCCATTTTCGATTATTATCTGTTAGATTTGATTTCGGTTACTAGTTAAACCATGATTTCTTTATCTGaaagttgttctttttcttcaaTTATGTACTGAACAGATCTCAGATTAGTCAAATTGGTATTTACTTCCATATTTAAGTATCCTTACAGTTGATTTTTTTGACAGATTGAATGGCACTCATATGCTGGAATTATTGAGAGGAAAAAGATTAGTATTTGTTGGTGATTCACTCAATAGGAACATGTGGGAATCACTTGTTTGCATACTTAGAAACTCTGTAAAAGATCAGAAGAAGGTTTATGAAGAATTTGGGAGACACCATTTTAGGACAGAAGCTTCCTATTCATTTCTATTCGAAGTAAGATATTCATTTCTGCTGTTAAACATCATCATTATAtgttcataaaaaataaaaataaaaaagcagcccggtgcactaagcttccgctatgcgCGGGGCCCGGGGAAGAGCCGGACCACAAGGTTCTATCGTACGCagccttaccttgcatttctgcaagaggctgttttcacggctcgaacccgtgacctcctgatcacatggcagcaactttaccagttacgccaagactACCTTCCATCATTATATGTTCCTATTCTTATGAATTGTTTCTTAAATATTCAGGAGTACAATTGCAGAGTGGAGTTCTTTGTATCTCCTTTCTTGGTTCAAGAATGGGAATTTGCAGATAAAAAAGGAGTGAAGAAGGAAACTCTTAGACTTGATTTAATTGGACAGTCTGCTGATAAATATAAAAATGCAGATATATTAATCTTCAACACCGGCCACTGGTGGACTCACGAGAAGACTTCCTTGGGGTAAAATTTATTGAGTTTTCAACATATATGGTCTGTTTGTTAtgcttaaaataattaaaacaatGTTGCATGTTACAGGAAGGACTATTATCAAGAAGGAAGTCACGTGTACAGCGAATTAGATGTCCTTGAGGCATTTCGAAAAGCTTTAACAACATGGGGAAGATGGATTGATTCCCATGTAAATCCCCACAAGACATTTGTTCTCTTTAGAGGTTATTCTGCATCTCATTTTAGGTAATTATAACCTTGAAACACACCATATTACATTTACTTGTCAATAGTTCCAACTTCTTTTCTCTGTAGCTGTATCATTATATTTATATATCTGGTTACCATTTAACTATCCACTATAATAAAAAAGTTACAAAACTATTCTTTGTCACGTTAAAGTAACTAACTGAACTATGAAAAAATTGCACCAAAACTTTTGCTTAAACCATGTATTTTTTTTGACAGTGGTGGACAGTGGAATTCTGGTGGAGCTTGTGACCATGAAACAGAACCAATCAAGAACAACACATATCTTACTCCTTATCCATCTAAGATGAATGTATTGGAGAGAGTCTTGAGAGGAATGAAAACTCAAGTCTCCTATCTGAATGTCACAAGAATGACAGATTATAGAAAAGATGGTCACCCATCAATATATAGGAAACAAAAATTGACCAATGAGGAGAAAAAATCTGAATTGTTGTTCCAAGATTGCAGCCATTGGTGTCTCCCTGGTGTACCTGATGCTTGGAATGAGCTTCTATATGCCAAACTTTTAGTAAATCAACACATGAAAAAACAAGATGACAAAAAGACATAGAGGGGCGGGCTCATTATTCATCGAGTGAGTTTCGAACTGTGCGGGCTCATTATTCATCGAGTGAGTTTCGAACTGTGCGTTATTGACCCTCGATGATTTCTCGGTTAtgatacccaaaaaaaaaaaagggtaacAAGCACTTGGAGAAAGAGTATGTTCATAATGTAAACTATATATGCGAGATTAGAGAAGTTTTCTTTAGGAGAGATATGTGAACTTAGAGTAATTTATTTTATGTGTATTTATAAGAGGAAAGTGACAAAGAGATTTTGACTGTTTACTTATAATCAAACAGTTGTAAGTCTCTGTCACTTGCTCCTATATTTTACTGAGTCTTGAGGGCTCGACACTGTAAATTTCATAATTATTTAcactatttattttaaatttattaatgAATCATACGTTTAATTATGTTTGTTGGATCAGGGGTTTTGTATACATCATTAGTCAAAGATGTAGTCCAGGTTTTTTTGTTCAATTGTTATACAAAATTGTTGTTTGGCACACAGCATTTTCTTAATTCTTGTGCGCGCTTAGGGGATCTAAGTATATATTAATCACGACATCTCTGCTTGGCTATGATTATAGTTGTTTGATGCTTTTGATTAGAGCTTGTCGTCTTGGGGACTGCATAGAGAAGTAATTAAGTATTGTTGGTATTTTAATCCTATTATTTTTCCTCTTCACATGGGGTGTTCTCAATGTTTTAAGTATTCTAATTGCCTGTGCATTTGAGTTACCTTAACAATATAAAGGGTAGACAGTTGCGCTATGTGCGGGGTTCGGAAAAaagccggaccacaagggtctatgtAACACAGTCTTATTCTATATTTCTGTCAGAGGCTATTTCAACATCTTGAGTTACATTAacaatatttttatattatcGTACAATTTAATTAGTTGACATGTGCGGAAACTGATTCGAATATCATCGTTATTAAAAGAACAATATTTGCATGGAGCGTGTCATCAAATTGAGACCATTGTGTCTTAGTTTAAGAGTGGTATTATGATGAATTTGAAATACCTGAGCTGGGAACATGATACTGACAAGTGACTGAAGTTCTGAAGATTTTAAAGTATGTACTATTTAGGTTCTTGGATCTTAAGCAAACATTTTCCCACCCTTCTGTTTTCACATGATTCTAGACGGTGCAGGAAAGCTCCACCAATCATGTTTAGTTACCAATTCTTAATTGGCATTTATCCgtgaaaatataaaaatttacAGGACACCTCGCCCCCATTTAACATGTATTtactttaaaaaaattaattagtacCCAAAGTATAGATAACTTAAGATGATTTAGAGTTTATATGATAT from Nicotiana sylvestris chromosome 12, ASM39365v2, whole genome shotgun sequence encodes the following:
- the LOC104210181 gene encoding protein trichome birefringence; translation: MDTAKYTPINGGKTLFTDLKAHFSFLKTKRTVTCAYGFMFVFVAVTFFLAFSPSPNSSSPWFTNIFSLSGSTSTSGTISTTSAPISSDQSYGSHFSSVYSYFFPNSSQQVQNFTTPRSQNSTFEPPNLQKELGIGKNVTSNNDSHDKVEVLKNPLKPSVNVTAQKSSSGSNQESSSVKNQSQSKDFDDKVGVLKANPSSNSAPKSSSGTNKESSSPKKQTQSKDFDDKVGVLKANQSSNSAPKSSSGTNKESSSAKNQPQSKDFDDKVGVLKANQTTNSAPKSANGSKEKEIEGVKSNFTSSFVKKQSNGTNLDVSAKKKDEDVVKSLLDCDFFDGNWVKDESYPLYKPGSCSLIDEQFNCFLNGRPDSNYIKMKWKPNACTLPRLNGTHMLELLRGKRLVFVGDSLNRNMWESLVCILRNSVKDQKKVYEEFGRHHFRTEASYSFLFEEYNCRVEFFVSPFLVQEWEFADKKGVKKETLRLDLIGQSADKYKNADILIFNTGHWWTHEKTSLGKDYYQEGSHVYSELDVLEAFRKALTTWGRWIDSHVNPHKTFVLFRGYSASHFSGGQWNSGGACDHETEPIKNNTYLTPYPSKMNVLERVLRGMKTQVSYLNVTRMTDYRKDGHPSIYRKQKLTNEEKKSELLFQDCSHWCLPGVPDAWNELLYAKLLVNQHMKKQDDKKT